From a region of the Tachypleus tridentatus isolate NWPU-2018 chromosome 1, ASM421037v1, whole genome shotgun sequence genome:
- the LOC143233804 gene encoding uncharacterized protein LOC143233804 codes for MTEEQSGLDNELGHVKRTKKGEVDVTSEAEGRGFGDKSEFAKEADENIFSYKTERISRIEESGFIDDPDIRKEEENSGFDDKLDSGKIEERFFTDLSENVRETGVGYGDVPTTIKDGQAREMASNSEISKEGGVGERSDFGTGIERRRGYVSEDEFGDSPDIRKKTKEENRLTAGLAIGNEAKESGFDEKSETTTETGEQLFETTRESGEQVFSDGSETTGEKLFHDGSATTRETEEQLFGDGSETKRAEAEQLFGDGSEAIGVEGEQLFGNGEETTRETGEQLLGEQVFGDGSEAIRETGEQLFGNGSETTRETGEKLFGDGSETTRETREQLFGDGSEAIRVEGEQLFGDGSETTRETGEKMFRGGSATTTKTREQLFGDGSETPRETGEKMFRGGSATTTKTREQLFGDGLETKMVEGEKLFGDGSETTGEKLFHDGSATTRETEEQLFGDGSETKTADGEHLLDDTSQTTRIEGEQLFGNGEETTKETGEQLFGDGSDTTGATGEQLLGNESETTKETGEQLFGDGSNTTRETEEQLFGNGSETKRVEGEQLLGDGSHTSRVEGEQLFGDGSEAIGVEGKQLFGNGSETTRESGEQLFGDGSEAIRVEGEKLFGDGSETTRESGEQVFGDGSETTGEKLFHDGSATTRETEEQLFGDGSETKRADGEHLLDDTSQTTRIEGEQLFGNGEETTKETGEQLFCDGSDTTGATGEQLLGNGSETTKETGEQLFGDGSNTTRETEEQLFGNGSETKRVEGEQLLGDGSHTSRVEGEQLFGDGSEAIGVEGEQLFGNGSETTRETGEQLFGDGSEAIRVEGEQLFGDGSETTRETGEMIFRGGSATTRETEEQLFADSSETTRETGEQLFGDGLETTRESGEQVFDDGSETTGEKLFHDGSATTGETKEQLFGDGSETKRAEGEQLLGDTSQTTRVEGEQLFGNGEETTKETGEQLFGDGSETKRAEGEQLLGDTSQTTRVEGEQLFGNVEETTKETGEQLFGDGSDTTRETGEQLLGNESETTRETGEQLFVDGSETTRETGGELFGNGSDSTRVEVQQLFGVASQTPRETEEQLFGDGSETIRVEGEQLFGNGSETTRETGEQLLGNGSETTRVEGEQLFGDGVESTKETGEQLFGDGSDTTRETGEQLLGNGSETTRETEEQLFGDGSDTTRVGGDQLYGDGSETKRLEGEKLFGDGSDTTRVGGEQLYGDGSETKRLEGEKLFGDGSDTTKETGEELFGTGSETTRGTGEQLFGGGSEDIRVEGEQLFGTGSETTTETGEQLFGDGSDTTRETGEQLFGNGSETTREKGEQLFGDGSETTRETGEQLFGDGSETTRETGEQLFGDGSETTRETGEQLFGDGSETIKTLSGYVNSDDTEDTIDTNKHALKNVDVTSKQEGPLQNRFGTAGTEAEFIYTVKSGNTFGDVPKDSKQGGLFGENIPSNKDVKHHDLEVERRRKKKEAGISHEMLNGIQSKSKRTLKNIVNLDPNLRQPEINKQHGSSKGNISRIDDSPGERLGWTADGHNKGWDNKNRKTKRGRNSYFEKLSQTQRGKPQETGDISRTRGRWEYIYDRSVGSKRGRIQEPGSGWGITRRKEATGNFRLRRSRSDGQGLARLDTTEKNKMEGTKRVYQTTSTLSLEDEESHRSREQLTLLLEENRVQRRKLDVRRHALLKRIKQLQSQANQKKDQVRDVWRKRFLETRKKTPVLEEESGRLRDDLEKLHRELLIKLEDGLELDVFNSRTEQPSNKLSLKIVIARLLQEIQDLRGRLESTRMRLSAEAKLRIQAEMDVKALREELMKKKIQVTLTRNEEQSALGSTLRDVHFISAM; via the exons ATGACAGAGGAACAAAGTGGTTTGGATAATGAATTAGGACACGTAAAAAGAACTAAGAAAGGTGAGGTTGATGTTACAAGCGAAGCAGAAGGACGTGGATTTGGAGATAAATCAGAATTTGCAAAGGAAGCAGacgaaaatatatttagttacaaaACAGAAAGGATAAGCAGAATAGAAGAAAGTGGATTCATTGATGATCCAGATAttagaaaagaagaagaaaatagtGGCTTTGATGATAAACTAGATAGTGGAAAAATTGAAGAGCGATTCTTTACAGATTTATCAGAAAATGTAAGAGAAACTGGAGTTGGATATGGTGATGTACCAACAACTATAAAAGATGGACAAGCACGTGAAATGGCCAGTAACTCTGAAATTTCAAAAGAAGGTGGTGTTGGTGAGAGATCAGATTTTGGGACAGGGATAGAACGTAGACGTGGTTATGTATCAGAAGATGAATTTGGTGATAGTCCAGACATTAGAAAAAAGACAAAAGAAGAAAATAGACTTACTGCTGGATTAGCTATTGGAAACGAAGCAAAAGAAAGTGGTTTTGACGAGAAATCAGAAACTACAACAGAaacaggagaacagttatttg aaactacaaGAGAATCAGGAGAACAAGTATTTAgtgatggatcagaaactacaGGAGAAAAGTTATTTCATGATGGATCAGCAACTACAAGAGAAACAGAAGAACAAttatttggtgatggatcagaAACTAAAAGAGCAGAAGCAGAGcagttatttggtgatggatcTGAAGCTATAGGAGTAGaaggagaacagttatttggtaATGGAGAAGAAactacaagagaaacaggagaacagTTACTTG GAGAACAAGTATTTGGTGATGGATCTGAAGCTATaagagaaacaggagaacagttatttggtaatggatcagaaactacaagagaaacaggagaaaagttatttggtgatggatcagaaactacaaGAGAAACAAGAGAACAGTTATTCGGTGATGGATCTGAAGCTATAAGAGTAGaaggagaacagttatttggtgatggatcagaaactacaagagaaacaggagaaaaGATGTTTCGTGGTGGATCAGcaactacaacaaaaacaagagaacagttatttggtgatggatcagaaactccaagagaaacaggagaaaaGATGTTTCGTGGTGGATCAGcaactacaacaaaaacaagagaacagttatttggtgatggatTAGAAACTAAAATGGTAGAAGGAGAAAagttatttggtgatggatcagaaactacaGGAGAAAAGTTATTTCATGATGGATCAGCAACTACAAGAGAAACAGAAGAACAAttatttggtgatggatcagaAACTAAAACAGCAGACGGAGAGCACTTATTAGATGATACATCACAAACTACAAGAATAGaaggagaacagttatttggtaATGGAGAAGAAACTACAAAAGAaacaggagaacagttatttggtgatggatcagaCACTACAGGAGCAACTGGAGAACAGTTACTTGGTAATGAATCAGAAACTACAAAAGAaacaggagaacagttatttggtgatggatcaAACACTACAAGAGAAACAGAAGAACAATTATTTGGTAATGGATCAGAAACTAAAAGAGTAGAAGGAGAGCAATTATTAGGTGATGGATCACATACTTCAAGAGTAGaaggagaacagttatttggtgatggatcTGAAGCTATTGGAGTAGAAGGAAAACAGTTATTTGGTAATGGATCAGAAACTACAAGAGAATCAGGAGAACAGTTATTCGGTGATGGATCTGAAGCTATAAGAGTAGAAGGAGAAAAGTTATTTGGGgatggatcagaaactacaaGAGAATCAGGAGAACAAGtatttggtgatggatcagaaactacaGGAGAAAAGTTATTTCATGATGGATCAGCAACTACAAGAGAAACAGAAGAACAAttatttggtgatggatcagaAACTAAAAGAGCAGACGGAGAGCACTTATTAGATGATACATCACAAACTACAAGAATAGaaggagaacagttatttggtaATGGAGAAGAAACTACAAAAGAaacaggagaacagttatttTGTGATGGATCAGACACTACAGGAGCAACTGGAGAACAGTTACTTGGTAATGGATCAGAAACTACAAAAGAaacaggagaacagttatttggtgatggatcaAACACTACAAGAGAAACAGAAGAACAATTATTTGGTAATGGATCAGAAACTAAAAGAGTAGAAGGAGAGCAATTATTAGGTGATGGATCACATACTTCAAGAGTAGaaggagaacagttatttggtgatggatcTGAAGCTATTGGAGTAGaaggagaacagttatttggtaatggatcagaaactacaagagaaacaggagaacagTTATTCGGTGATGGATCTGAAGCTATAAGAGTAGaaggagaacagttatttggtgatggatcagaaactacaagagaaacaggagaaatGATATTTCGTGGTGGATCAGCAACCACTAGAGAAACAGAAGAACAATTATTTGCTGATTCATCAGAAactacaagagaaacaggagaacagttatttggtgatggatTAGAAACTACAAGAGAATCAGGAGAACAAGTATTTGATGATGGATCAGAAACTACTGGAGAAAAATTATTTCATGATGGATCAGCAACTACAGGAGAAACAAAAGAACAAttatttggtgatggatcagaAACTAAAAGAGCAGAAGGAGAGCAGTTATTAGGTGATACATCACAAACTACAAGAGTAGaaggagaacagttatttggtaATGGAGAAGAAACTACAAAAGAaacaggagaacagttatttggtgatggatcagaAACTAAAAGAGCAGAAGGAGAGCAGTTATTAGGTGATACGTCACAAACTACAAGAGTAGaaggagaacagttatttggtaATGTAGAAGAAACTACAAAAGAaacaggagaacagttatttggtgatggatcagacactacaagagaaacaggagaacagTTACTTGGTAATGaatcagaaactacaagagaaacaggagaacagttatttgttgatggatcagaaactacaagagaaacaggagGAGAGTTATTTGGTAATGGATCAGACTCTACAAGAGTAGAAGTGCAACAGTTATTTGGTGTTGCATCACAAACCCCAAGAGAAACAGAagaacagttatttggtgatggatcagaAACTATAAGAGTAGaaggagaacagttatttggtaatggatcagaaactacaagagaaacaggagaacagTTACTTGGTAATGGATCAGAAACTACAAGAGTAGaaggagaacagttatttggtgatggaGTAGAATCTACAAAAGAaacaggagaacagttatttggtgatggatcagacactacaagagaaacaggagaacagTTACTTGGTAATGGATCAGAAACTACAAGAGAAACAGAagaacagttatttggtgatggatcagaCACTACAAGAGTAGGAGGAGATCAGTTATATGGTGATGGATCAGAAACTAAAAGGTTAGAAGGAGAAAagttatttggtgatggatcagaCACTACAAGAGTAGGAGGAGAACAGTTATATGGTGATGGATCAGAAACTAAAAGGTTAGAAGGAGAAAagttatttggtgatggatcagaCACTACAAAAGAAACAGGAGAAGAGTTATTTGGTACTGGATCAGAAACTACAAGAGGaacaggagaacagttatttggtgGTGGATCTGAAGATATAAGAGTAGaaggagaacagttatttggtaCTGGATCAGAAACTACAACAGAaacaggagaacagttatttggtgatggatcagacactacaagagaaacaggagaacagttatttggtaATGGATCAGAAACTACAAGAGAAAAAGGAGAACAAttatttggtgatggatcagaaactacaagagaaacaggagaacagttatttggggatggatcagaaactacaagagaaacaggagaacagttatttggtgatggatcagaaactacaagagaaacaggagaacagttatttggtgatggatcagaaactataaaaacattaagtGGGTATGTGAATAGTGATGACACAGAAGATACAATAGACACAAATAAACATGCTCTTAAGAACGTGGATGTAACATCAAAACAGGAAGGTCCTTTACAAAATAGATTTGGAACTGCGGGAACAGAAGCCGAATTTATTTACACAGTAAAAAGTGGAAATACGTTTGGAGATGTACCTAAAGACAGCAAACAAGGAGGATTATTTGGAGAAAATATTCCATCCAATAAAGACGTCAAGCATCATGATTTGGAAGTCGAAAGAAGACGCAAGAAAAAAGAAGCAGGCATTAGTCATGAAATGTTAAACGGAATCCAGAGTAAGTCTAAACGTACTCTTAAAAATATTGTCAATTTGGACCCTAATCTACGACAACCTGAAATAAATAAGCAACATGGTTCGTCCAAAGGAAATATTTCTAGAATTGATGATAGTCCAGGAGAAAGGCTTGGTTGGACAGCAGATGGACATAATAAAGGATGGGACAACAAAAATAGGAAGACAAAACGTGGAAGGAACTCTTATTTTGAGAAACTTTCACAGACGCAGCGTGGAAAGCCACAAGAAACTGGTGATATTTCGAGAACAAGAGGAAGGTGGGAATATATTTATGATCGTTCTGTTGGATCAAAACGAGGTAGGATTCAGGAACCGGGATCTGGTTGGGGAATAACTAGAAGGAAGGAGGCTACTGGAAATTTCAGACTGAGAAGATCTCGATCAGATGGGCAGGGCCTGGCTAGACTTGACACGACGGAGAAAAACAAAATGGAGGGAACCAAAAGAGTTTACCAGACAACTTCCACCTTATCATTAGAAGACGAAGAGTCACACAGATCTA GAGAACAGCTAACCCTTTTGTTAGAAGAGAACAGAGTACAGAGACGTAAGCTTGACGTCAGGCGGCACGCGCTCTTGAAGAGAATTAAACAGCTCCAATCCCAAGCTAACCAGAAGAAGGATCAAG